The Kosmotoga olearia TBF 19.5.1 sequence GCAATTCTTGGGGAAATTGCGAGTTCTCACACTCTGGCTGGAGGGGCTGTTGCTGAAGAAAAACGTACTCCGATGGTTTCACCTTCTTCGACCAATCCTCTTGTGACCTCAGGGAAAAAGTATGTTTCTCGTGTGTGTTTTATCGATCCATTCCAGGGTTGGGCTGCAGCCAAACTCGCTTTTGAAAATCTTGATGCGAGAAACGTTGCGATCTTCATGGATGTTGAACAGGACTATGCTGTTGGTCTGGCAAACTTCTTCAAAAAGACCTTCCTTGAACTTGGAGGCACTGTTTTCTTCGAATACTACAAAACTGGAGACCAGGATTTCTCTGCACAGGTGTATGACGCTCTTATGAGAGGTGCCGATGCTTTCTTCATTCCCGGGTACTACCAGGAGATTGCACTTATAGCTATTCAGGCAAGGCAACTGGGTTTCTACGGTCCGCTCGTAACCGGTGACGGTGCGGATGCTCCCGAAACTATCTCCATCGGTGGAGATGCTGTCAATGGTCTTTACTTCACAACCCATTACCATCCAGATAGTCCAGCTGTTACAGAAAATGCCAAGCTCTTCTTAGAAAAGTTCAGAGAAAAGTATGGAAAAGAACCGGCAGCTCTCAGTGCTCTTGGTTTTGATGCGTACATGGTTATAAGGGATGCCATAATCAGGGCTGGATCTCTCGATAAAGATGCTATCGCGGAAGAAATAAGAAAAACGAAGAACTTCCCGGGAGCTACCGGAATCATCAACATCGATTCCAACGGGGATGCGGTAAAATCTGTGGCAATAGTAAAAATAGAAGACGGCAAATTCAAGTACGAGACCACTATAAATCCATAACATGATTTAAGAGAGGGAATGCACATTCTTCCCTCTCTTTTCCCGTTTTTCTTTTCTTTTTTTTCACTTCATCT is a genomic window containing:
- a CDS encoding ABC transporter substrate-binding protein, which translates into the protein MRRLVVVLLILSMGIISLGAIKIGVVLPMTGGIAAFGRMVWEGVEIARELFPTALGQEIELVLLDNRSDKVEAANAVRRAIEHEKVLAILGEIASSHTLAGGAVAEEKRTPMVSPSSTNPLVTSGKKYVSRVCFIDPFQGWAAAKLAFENLDARNVAIFMDVEQDYAVGLANFFKKTFLELGGTVFFEYYKTGDQDFSAQVYDALMRGADAFFIPGYYQEIALIAIQARQLGFYGPLVTGDGADAPETISIGGDAVNGLYFTTHYHPDSPAVTENAKLFLEKFREKYGKEPAALSALGFDAYMVIRDAIIRAGSLDKDAIAEEIRKTKNFPGATGIINIDSNGDAVKSVAIVKIEDGKFKYETTINP